The Methanoculleus sp. SDB genome has a segment encoding these proteins:
- a CDS encoding glycine/betaine ABC transporter, translated as MIPKLPVGEGVEMLVDFIDDYFGWLLDAISGVLDLLVNGFQQMLLVIHPAFIILFFAIAAYLVNRRDIRSAALTGLGLFLIWDLQLWPEAMTTLALVIASTVIALIVGVPSGILASGNNTFDALLKPFLDFMQTMPSFVYLIPAVIFFGLGNVPGMIATVIFAMPPAIRLTNLGIRQIPLELNEVADSFGTTAWQKLIKVQLPVALPTIMAGINQCIMLALSMTVIASMIGAGGLGLNVLKGIQRVDIGGGFEAGLAIVIVAIVLDRLTQNLVRR; from the coding sequence ATGATTCCTAAGCTGCCCGTCGGTGAGGGGGTTGAAATGCTGGTCGATTTCATCGATGACTATTTCGGCTGGCTCCTCGACGCGATCAGCGGTGTGCTGGATCTGCTGGTGAACGGATTTCAGCAGATGCTGCTCGTCATCCATCCGGCGTTCATCATCCTGTTCTTTGCAATCGCCGCATATCTGGTCAACCGCCGCGACATCAGGTCGGCCGCTCTGACCGGTCTGGGCCTCTTCCTGATATGGGATCTCCAGCTCTGGCCCGAAGCGATGACCACACTCGCGCTTGTCATCGCATCGACCGTTATCGCACTCATCGTCGGGGTGCCCTCCGGCATTCTGGCTTCGGGCAACAATACCTTCGATGCACTCCTCAAACCCTTTCTGGATTTCATGCAGACGATGCCGTCATTTGTCTATCTGATACCTGCGGTCATCTTTTTCGGACTCGGCAACGTCCCCGGCATGATCGCAACGGTCATCTTTGCGATGCCGCCTGCAATACGGCTGACAAATCTTGGAATCCGCCAGATTCCGCTCGAACTGAACGAAGTCGCCGATTCGTTCGGTACGACGGCATGGCAGAAACTCATCAAGGTACAGCTTCCCGTGGCGCTTCCGACCATTATGGCAGGGATAAACCAGTGTATCATGCTTGCCCTGTCGATGACCGTAATCGCATCGATGATTGGTGCCGGCGGCCTCGGCCTGAACGTCCTGAAAGGCATCCAGCGGGTGGATATCGGAGGAGGATTTGAGGCGGGCCTCGCCATCGTCATCGTTGCCATCGTGCTGGATCGCCTGACCCAGAACCTTGTCCGGCGCTGA
- a CDS encoding carbonic anhydrase, which translates to MIEKFLEGNKRFIAEDFKKDYDYYQKLARGQSPTALWIGCSDSRVNPERVAGAKMGEIFVHRNIGNIAPENDLNFATVLEYAVKHLKVQDIVVYGHSDCGAMKALDKGAAGDTYVPQWLKNAEGVVEKADAVIGSPSTPEQEKERMRLIEYGNIKLQLEHLRSYNLVKEAETEGRIALHGLYYDLETGELKKIA; encoded by the coding sequence ATGATTGAGAAATTCCTTGAAGGAAACAAGCGGTTTATCGCTGAAGATTTTAAAAAGGATTATGATTATTACCAGAAACTTGCCCGCGGGCAGAGCCCGACCGCTCTCTGGATCGGCTGCTCGGATTCCCGCGTCAATCCGGAGCGTGTCGCAGGCGCAAAGATGGGTGAGATCTTCGTGCACCGCAATATCGGCAATATCGCCCCGGAAAACGACCTGAATTTTGCCACCGTACTCGAGTACGCGGTTAAACACCTGAAAGTGCAGGACATCGTCGTATACGGACATTCGGACTGCGGGGCGATGAAGGCGCTCGACAAAGGTGCGGCGGGGGATACCTATGTCCCGCAGTGGCTGAAAAATGCCGAAGGTGTCGTTGAAAAGGCAGATGCGGTCATCGGATCTCCCTCAACACCCGAGCAGGAAAAGGAACGGATGCGCCTTATCGAATACGGAAACATCAAGCTCCAGCTCGAGCATCTCCGGTCGTACAATCTTGTAAAAGAAGCCGAAACCGAGGGAAGAATCGCGCTGCACGGCCTTTATTACGATCTTGAGACCGGAGAGCTGAAGAAAATCGCATGA
- a CDS encoding dihydroxy-acid dehydratase (catalyzes the dehydration of 2,3-dihydroxy-3-methylbutanoate to 3-methyl-2-oxobutanoate in valine and isoleucine biosynthesis) yields the protein MRSDDVKKGYVRAPNRSLLRSLGVTDGEMDLPFIGIANSWNTVVPGHVHLRTLAEKIREGIAAGGGTPFEFNTIGICDGIAMGHEGMRYSLPSRENIADSVELMVEAHRFDGLVCLCTCDKIVPGMLMAAVRCNIPALVVTGGPMLTGFAGGRDLSLIDVFEAVGKVAAGEISEDELRTLETCAMPGCGSCQGLYTANTMACMTEAMGMSLPGCAAIPAVDAAKLRIARESGERIMALVEGGVTPRSIVTHAGMQNAIRVDMALGGSTNTVLHLMAIAEEAGIPLSLDDFNRIAEKVPHICHMQPGGPHSMQTLYRAGGIPAVFSRLSGLLEDTLTVSGKSTVQIAETATVHDETVIWPLDRPVHAAGGLKILKGSLAPDGCVIKSAAVNEDMWRHTGPARVFAGEEEAMKAILSRQIREEDVLVIRYEGPRGAPGMPEMLSPTSALMGLGMTRVALVTDGRFSGGTRGPCIGHVAPEAAIGGPIAHVREGDLIAIDLFARTIDLLVDGDELSERKARWNPVERELSGVLARYAEKVGQAHRGAVLK from the coding sequence ATGCGCAGCGATGATGTGAAAAAAGGGTATGTCCGTGCTCCCAACCGGTCTCTGCTCAGGTCGCTCGGGGTGACGGACGGGGAGATGGACCTCCCGTTCATCGGAATCGCCAATTCCTGGAATACCGTGGTGCCCGGGCATGTGCACTTAAGGACGCTCGCAGAGAAAATCAGGGAAGGCATTGCTGCCGGCGGAGGCACGCCGTTTGAATTCAATACTATCGGCATCTGCGACGGGATCGCCATGGGCCACGAGGGAATGCGGTATTCTCTTCCCTCCCGTGAAAATATCGCCGACTCCGTCGAACTGATGGTGGAGGCCCACCGGTTCGACGGGCTGGTCTGCCTCTGCACCTGCGACAAGATTGTGCCGGGCATGCTGATGGCGGCAGTGCGCTGCAACATCCCCGCGCTGGTCGTAACCGGGGGCCCGATGCTCACCGGTTTTGCCGGGGGACGTGATCTCTCTCTTATCGATGTCTTCGAAGCAGTCGGGAAGGTGGCGGCAGGTGAGATAAGCGAGGACGAGCTTCGCACCCTCGAAACCTGCGCCATGCCCGGGTGCGGCAGCTGCCAGGGCCTCTATACGGCAAATACCATGGCGTGCATGACCGAGGCGATGGGCATGTCCCTGCCGGGATGCGCCGCAATCCCTGCGGTGGATGCCGCCAAACTGCGAATTGCCCGTGAAAGCGGCGAGCGGATAATGGCACTCGTCGAGGGCGGCGTGACTCCCCGAAGCATTGTCACCCATGCAGGCATGCAAAACGCCATCCGCGTCGACATGGCCCTCGGCGGATCGACGAACACCGTCCTCCACCTGATGGCAATCGCCGAAGAGGCGGGAATTCCGCTTTCCCTTGACGATTTCAACCGGATTGCCGAAAAAGTGCCCCATATCTGCCACATGCAGCCCGGTGGCCCGCATTCCATGCAGACGCTTTATCGGGCGGGCGGGATACCCGCTGTCTTTTCCCGGCTCTCCGGCCTTCTCGAGGATACGCTGACGGTTTCGGGAAAATCCACGGTGCAGATCGCGGAGACGGCGACCGTTCACGACGAGACCGTAATCTGGCCGCTCGACCGGCCGGTGCATGCCGCAGGGGGGCTGAAGATCCTGAAGGGTTCGCTTGCACCCGACGGGTGCGTCATCAAATCCGCCGCGGTAAACGAAGACATGTGGCGGCATACCGGGCCTGCGCGGGTCTTTGCCGGGGAAGAGGAAGCGATGAAAGCGATATTATCAAGGCAGATCCGGGAAGAGGACGTCCTCGTCATCCGGTACGAAGGTCCCCGCGGTGCTCCGGGGATGCCGGAGATGCTCTCCCCCACATCGGCGCTGATGGGTCTCGGCATGACACGGGTAGCACTGGTTACCGACGGGCGGTTCTCGGGCGGTACACGCGGCCCCTGCATCGGCCATGTGGCTCCCGAAGCCGCGATCGGAGGTCCGATAGCGCATGTGCGCGAGGGTGACCTGATCGCAATCGACCTCTTTGCACGGACGATTGACCTCCTCGTCGACGGGGATGAGCTTTCGGAACGGAAAGCGCGCTGGAATCCGGTCGAACGGGAGCTCTCGGGGGTGCTTGCCCGGTATGCCGAAAAGGTCGGGCAGGCACATCGTGGCGCTGTGCTGAAATAA
- a CDS encoding glycine/betaine ABC transporter: protein MFSKKVCSAVFFSFVVFGLLCAAGCTESAPAEQSKGTVSIGYVLWDSEIASTNVLKQVFEKAGYTVKLSAVDAGPLYQAVADGNIDCTVSAWLPATQANYWEQYGDDLVLVRKNLEGAKIGLVVPTYVTIDSIDELNSVADNFDGKITGIEPGAGIMANTEEAITEYGLNFELVASSSAGMSAELSKAIDEESWIVVTGWTPHWKFARFDLKYLDDPKGVYGGEEFIGTLARKGLESDKPGVYDILTRFAWTAADMESVMLAIENGVSEEEAAQEWIESHEETVASWIGTS from the coding sequence GTGTTTAGTAAAAAGGTATGTTCGGCAGTTTTTTTCAGTTTCGTGGTTTTCGGGCTGTTGTGTGCTGCCGGGTGCACGGAAAGTGCACCGGCCGAACAATCGAAAGGAACGGTTTCAATCGGATATGTGCTCTGGGATTCGGAGATCGCGAGCACCAACGTGCTCAAGCAGGTCTTCGAAAAGGCAGGGTATACTGTTAAGCTGAGCGCAGTCGACGCCGGACCGCTGTACCAGGCGGTCGCCGATGGAAATATCGACTGCACGGTTTCTGCGTGGCTGCCGGCAACCCAGGCGAATTACTGGGAGCAGTACGGCGACGATCTGGTTCTTGTCCGGAAAAATCTCGAAGGCGCAAAGATAGGCCTTGTCGTGCCGACCTATGTGACCATCGATTCCATCGATGAACTCAATTCCGTGGCTGACAATTTTGACGGCAAGATCACCGGCATCGAGCCGGGTGCCGGAATTATGGCAAACACGGAAGAAGCAATTACCGAGTATGGACTGAATTTCGAGCTTGTTGCCAGTTCAAGTGCGGGAATGTCCGCAGAGCTCTCCAAAGCGATCGATGAGGAATCATGGATCGTCGTCACCGGATGGACTCCCCACTGGAAGTTTGCCCGGTTCGACCTGAAATATCTCGACGATCCCAAAGGCGTCTACGGCGGCGAGGAGTTTATCGGAACACTCGCCCGGAAGGGCCTGGAATCGGATAAACCCGGCGTGTATGATATCCTGACGCGGTTTGCCTGGACGGCGGCCGACATGGAATCGGTGATGCTGGCAATCGAAAATGGTGTTTCCGAAGAAGAAGCCGCACAGGAATGGATCGAATCCCATGAGGAGACGGTCGCTTCCTGGATTGGTACCTCATAA
- a CDS encoding argininosuccinate synthase (catalyzes the formation of 2-N(omega)-(L-arginino)succinate from L-citrulline and L-aspartate in arginine biosynthesis, AMP-forming), with product MGKGKIVLAFSGGLDTSICVPLLKERYGYDEVITVAVDVGQPEADIESATEKGRMIADRHYTIDIKERFVNDVIFPSIKANGSYEGYPMGTALARPLIAEEIVKIARTEGAAAVAHGCTGKGNDQLRFDFIFRCAGLEIIAPMREMNLTREWEIEYAREHGVPVSVVREKPYSIDENCWSRSIEGGILENPATHPPEDIYAWTVSPRDAPDVPEEVRIDFEGGIPVALDGEKLTGYALIQRLNLIAGRNGVGRNDMIEDRILGIKARENYEHPAATVLLAAHRDLEQLVLSRQELAFKHIVDEKWSELGYMGLIHEPLFAALNAFIDTTQERVTGSVDLVLYKGSVTVAGRSSVSGLYSDELVSFDSTSLDQNFAVGFSTFFGLQARLHKNLK from the coding sequence ATGGGAAAAGGAAAAATTGTTCTTGCATTTTCCGGGGGGCTCGATACTTCGATCTGTGTTCCCCTCCTTAAGGAGCGCTACGGGTATGACGAGGTCATCACCGTGGCGGTGGATGTCGGCCAGCCCGAGGCGGATATTGAGTCGGCAACGGAAAAAGGCCGGATGATTGCCGACCGGCATTATACCATCGATATCAAGGAGAGGTTTGTCAACGATGTCATCTTCCCGTCGATCAAGGCCAACGGGTCGTACGAGGGGTACCCGATGGGCACCGCGCTCGCCCGGCCGCTCATTGCCGAGGAGATCGTGAAGATTGCACGCACCGAAGGTGCGGCAGCGGTCGCACACGGGTGCACGGGAAAGGGGAACGACCAGCTCCGGTTCGATTTCATCTTCCGGTGCGCAGGCCTGGAGATCATCGCCCCGATGCGCGAGATGAACCTGACACGGGAGTGGGAGATCGAGTATGCCCGGGAGCACGGGGTGCCGGTGAGCGTTGTCCGGGAAAAGCCGTACAGCATCGATGAAAACTGCTGGAGCCGGAGTATCGAAGGCGGCATCCTGGAAAATCCGGCCACGCATCCGCCCGAAGACATCTATGCGTGGACCGTTTCGCCCCGTGACGCGCCCGACGTTCCCGAAGAGGTGCGCATTGATTTCGAAGGGGGAATTCCCGTCGCCCTCGACGGCGAAAAGCTCACCGGATATGCCCTTATTCAGCGTCTTAACCTTATTGCCGGAAGGAACGGGGTCGGCAGGAACGACATGATCGAGGATCGCATCCTCGGCATCAAGGCACGGGAGAATTACGAGCATCCCGCCGCAACGGTTCTTCTCGCTGCCCACCGGGATCTCGAACAGCTCGTGCTCTCCCGCCAGGAACTCGCGTTCAAGCACATCGTGGACGAAAAGTGGTCCGAGCTCGGGTATATGGGACTTATTCACGAACCCCTGTTTGCCGCGCTCAATGCGTTCATCGATACGACTCAGGAACGGGTGACAGGCAGCGTTGATCTCGTGCTTTACAAGGGAAGCGTCACCGTTGCGGGCAGAAGCTCTGTTTCCGGCCTCTATTCGGACGAGCTCGTCTCGTTTGACAGTACGTCGCTTGACCAGAATTTCGCGGTCGGCTTTTCGACCTTTTTCGGTCTTCAGGCGCGTCTCCATAAAAACCTGAAA
- a CDS encoding uroporphyrin-III methyltransferase (catalyzes 2 sequential methylations, the formation of precorrin-1 and S-adenosyl-L-homocysteine from S-adenosyl-L-methionine and uroporphyrin III, and the formation of precorrin-2 and S-adenosyl-L-homocysteine from S-adenosyl-L-methionine and precorrin-1) — MNGKVYLVGSGPGGLGLLTFRAREVIDGADVILYDQLPGEEILASLPREAELVDCGKFGGHHVLEQDEIEALMVERARQGKTVVRLKGGDPFLFGRGGEEMETLREQGISVEIIPGISSAIAVPECVGIPVTHRRYASQVTILTGHEDPTKGESALNWQWLAKTRGTIVILMGVKNLPVIAASLIENGKNPETPVAVIERGLRPDQRVTVAPLADIGRRCAEAGVAPPAVIVIGDVVRLYSDKQ, encoded by the coding sequence ATGAACGGAAAGGTGTATCTCGTCGGTTCGGGCCCCGGCGGGCTCGGGCTGCTGACGTTTCGCGCCCGCGAGGTGATTGACGGGGCGGATGTCATTCTGTATGATCAGCTGCCGGGCGAGGAGATCCTCGCGTCTCTGCCCCGGGAGGCCGAACTGGTGGACTGCGGGAAATTCGGGGGACATCACGTTCTCGAACAGGATGAGATCGAAGCGCTCATGGTCGAGCGGGCACGGCAGGGGAAAACCGTCGTCAGGCTCAAGGGCGGCGATCCGTTCCTGTTCGGGCGAGGCGGCGAGGAGATGGAGACGCTCCGCGAGCAGGGAATTTCCGTGGAAATAATCCCCGGCATCTCCAGCGCCATCGCCGTGCCCGAATGCGTCGGCATCCCGGTCACCCACCGGAGATATGCATCGCAGGTGACCATCCTCACCGGGCATGAAGACCCGACGAAGGGCGAGTCGGCACTGAACTGGCAGTGGCTTGCAAAGACAAGGGGAACGATCGTGATCCTGATGGGCGTGAAAAACCTGCCTGTTATTGCCGCATCGCTTATCGAAAACGGCAAGAATCCCGAAACGCCGGTTGCCGTCATCGAACGCGGACTCCGGCCCGATCAGCGTGTTACGGTGGCACCTCTTGCGGATATCGGGCGCCGTTGCGCGGAGGCGGGGGTTGCACCGCCTGCGGTGATCGTCATCGGGGACGTGGTGCGCCTCTACAGCGATAAACAATAG
- a CDS encoding carbamoyl phosphate synthase large subunit, whose translation MPRLPHIKKVIIIGSGPIQIGQAAEFDFSGSQACRALREEGVEVVLVNSNPATIQTDPDMADVIYVEPLKAEIIAKIIRKEKPDGILSGMGGQTGLNMTAELAEMGALDGVEILGTPLEAIYRGEDREQFRDLMDEIGEPVPRSMILNSPDQIDEAISQVGLPAIIRPAYTLGGAGGGVAHTPEEMRRIVEIGLSRSRIHQVLIEESVTGWQEIEFEVMRDAADTCIIICGMENVDPMGIHTGESVVVAPILTLRDDEFQTMRSAAIKIIRALDVQGGCNIQFAFWKGDYRVIEVNPRVSRSSALASKATGYPIARVAAKIAIGLRLDEIMNTVTGCTPASFEPSIDYVVVKVPRWPFDKFKGADRTLTTAMKSTGEVMAIGRTLEEAFMKALHSLDTDIFRHTNPNEIRMILTSPTDERFACLFDAFREGFTVDEVASLTNILPFFLEKIWNIVQLEGKLTANSTPEEIRTAKRFGFSNEQLSKLTGRPVSEIGEQAGQPSYKMVDTCAAEFPATTPYFYSTWEQECEIEKSGKQKVLILGSGPIRIGQGIEFDYCTVHAVAALREMGVEVHIVNNNPETVSTDFDTSDRLFFEPMQLEDVINILRKDSYHGVMVQFGGQNSVNLAMPIDEEIRRIGLSTVILGTSPAAMDLAEDRDRFSGLLDRLGIPTPPNSSAYSEGEAKARAGRIGYPVLVRPSYVLGGRAMEIVHDEVELEVYMKEAVRVSRQHPVLIDSFLQSAVEIDVDAVCDGEGVLIGGIMEHIEEAGVHSGDSACVIPPQSLSESVVRRVREYTREIALGIGVVGLINIQYAVKDDIVYVLEANPRASRTVPFVSKATGIPLAKVAAKVMLGKKLSDMGLTEPVISHVAVKEVLLPFNKLPGVDTVLGPEMKSTGEVMGIDYDFGRAYYKACIAADNSLPREGNVFISVTKEQKEDLIPIAESLVQSGLVLYGTAGTVETLASRGISANLVRKVQEGSPNVIDMMRRGEVQLIINTPADKLSRQDHYQIMRSAVDYGVPYITTMQAARAAAMAIREIGRKDITIEPLSHYIG comes from the coding sequence ATGCCCCGGCTCCCGCACATCAAAAAGGTAATCATCATCGGATCGGGCCCCATCCAGATCGGGCAGGCGGCCGAATTCGATTTTTCCGGTTCGCAGGCATGCCGGGCACTCCGGGAGGAGGGCGTGGAGGTCGTGCTGGTCAACTCCAATCCCGCCACAATCCAGACCGATCCCGATATGGCGGATGTGATCTATGTCGAACCGCTGAAGGCGGAGATTATCGCGAAGATCATCAGGAAGGAAAAACCGGACGGGATTCTCAGCGGCATGGGCGGCCAGACCGGGCTGAACATGACGGCCGAACTCGCGGAGATGGGGGCGCTCGATGGCGTCGAGATCCTCGGCACGCCGCTTGAGGCCATCTATCGCGGCGAGGACCGCGAACAGTTCCGCGATCTGATGGACGAGATCGGCGAGCCGGTTCCGCGGAGCATGATCTTGAATTCTCCCGACCAGATCGACGAGGCGATTTCGCAGGTGGGCCTTCCGGCGATTATCCGCCCGGCGTACACCCTCGGCGGGGCCGGTGGCGGGGTCGCTCATACGCCCGAGGAGATGCGCAGGATCGTCGAGATCGGACTTTCCCGGTCGCGTATCCACCAGGTGCTCATCGAGGAAAGCGTGACGGGGTGGCAGGAGATCGAGTTTGAAGTCATGCGGGACGCTGCCGATACCTGCATCATCATCTGCGGAATGGAGAACGTGGATCCGATGGGGATCCATACCGGAGAGAGCGTCGTGGTCGCACCGATTCTCACGCTCCGCGATGACGAGTTCCAGACGATGCGGAGCGCCGCCATCAAGATCATCCGGGCGCTCGACGTGCAGGGCGGATGCAATATCCAGTTTGCATTCTGGAAGGGCGACTACCGCGTCATCGAGGTAAATCCACGCGTATCCCGCTCATCGGCGCTCGCATCGAAGGCGACGGGATACCCGATCGCACGGGTTGCGGCAAAGATCGCCATCGGGCTCCGGCTCGATGAGATCATGAACACCGTGACGGGCTGCACACCTGCCTCGTTCGAACCCTCCATCGATTACGTTGTCGTGAAAGTGCCCCGGTGGCCGTTCGACAAATTCAAGGGCGCTGACCGGACGCTGACCACGGCAATGAAGAGTACCGGGGAAGTCATGGCGATCGGGAGAACGCTTGAGGAGGCGTTCATGAAAGCGCTGCATTCGCTGGATACGGACATCTTCCGGCACACCAATCCGAATGAGATCCGGATGATCCTCACCAGCCCGACGGACGAGCGGTTTGCCTGCCTGTTTGATGCGTTCCGGGAGGGCTTCACGGTCGATGAGGTCGCATCGCTGACGAATATCCTGCCCTTTTTCCTTGAAAAAATCTGGAATATCGTTCAGCTGGAGGGGAAACTTACCGCGAACTCGACGCCGGAGGAGATCCGGACGGCCAAGAGGTTCGGCTTTTCAAACGAGCAGCTCTCAAAGCTGACGGGCCGTCCGGTCAGCGAGATCGGGGAGCAGGCGGGTCAGCCGTCGTACAAGATGGTGGATACCTGCGCGGCTGAATTTCCTGCGACAACGCCCTATTTCTACTCCACATGGGAGCAGGAATGCGAAATCGAAAAGAGCGGGAAGCAGAAGGTGCTCATCCTGGGATCGGGCCCGATCCGTATCGGACAGGGGATAGAGTTCGATTACTGCACCGTTCACGCCGTTGCGGCTCTCCGGGAAATGGGAGTGGAGGTCCATATCGTCAACAACAATCCCGAGACGGTATCGACGGACTTCGATACCTCCGATCGCCTGTTTTTCGAGCCGATGCAGCTTGAGGATGTCATCAATATTCTCCGGAAAGACAGCTATCATGGCGTCATGGTCCAGTTCGGCGGCCAGAACTCGGTGAACCTCGCGATGCCGATCGACGAGGAGATACGCCGGATCGGTCTTTCGACGGTGATTCTCGGGACCTCGCCCGCTGCAATGGACCTTGCCGAAGATCGTGACCGTTTCAGCGGTCTCCTCGATCGTCTCGGCATTCCGACGCCGCCGAACAGTTCCGCGTATTCCGAAGGCGAGGCGAAAGCGAGAGCCGGCAGGATCGGGTATCCGGTCCTCGTCCGGCCCTCCTATGTCCTCGGAGGGCGGGCGATGGAGATCGTCCACGACGAAGTCGAGCTTGAGGTGTACATGAAGGAGGCGGTGCGGGTCAGCAGGCAGCACCCGGTGCTCATCGATTCGTTCCTCCAGTCTGCGGTCGAGATCGATGTGGATGCGGTATGTGACGGCGAGGGTGTGCTGATCGGCGGGATCATGGAGCATATCGAGGAGGCGGGCGTCCATTCCGGCGATTCTGCCTGTGTCATCCCTCCGCAGTCCCTCTCCGAATCGGTGGTGCGGCGCGTCCGCGAATACACGAGGGAAATTGCCCTCGGAATAGGCGTCGTCGGCCTGATAAACATCCAGTACGCCGTCAAAGACGACATCGTCTATGTGCTGGAGGCGAATCCGCGTGCGAGCAGGACCGTGCCGTTCGTAAGCAAGGCGACGGGAATACCGCTCGCAAAGGTTGCCGCAAAGGTCATGCTGGGGAAGAAACTCTCCGACATGGGACTGACCGAGCCGGTCATCAGCCATGTTGCGGTCAAGGAGGTGCTGCTGCCGTTCAATAAGCTTCCGGGCGTCGATACGGTGCTCGGTCCGGAGATGAAGAGCACGGGCGAGGTCATGGGCATCGATTACGACTTCGGGCGTGCGTACTACAAGGCATGCATCGCTGCCGACAACAGCCTCCCGCGGGAGGGCAATGTCTTTATCTCCGTGACAAAAGAGCAGAAGGAAGATCTCATTCCGATTGCGGAATCCCTTGTGCAGAGCGGGCTCGTACTGTACGGGACGGCCGGAACGGTCGAGACGCTCGCGAGCCGGGGAATTTCGGCCAACCTTGTCCGGAAAGTGCAGGAGGGATCGCCGAACGTCATCGACATGATGCGGCGCGGTGAAGTGCAGCTCATCATCAACACGCCTGCGGACAAACTCTCGCGCCAGGACCATTACCAGATAATGCGTTCCGCCGTCGATTACGGCGTGCCGTACATCACGACGATGCAGGCCGCCCGCGCCGCGGCAATGGCCATCCGTGAAATCGGGCGGAAGGATATCACGATCGAACCCCTCAGCCACTATATCGGATGA
- a CDS encoding carbamoyl phosphate synthase small subunit (catalyzes production of carbamoyl phosphate from bicarbonate and glutamine in pyrimidine and arginine biosynthesis pathways; forms an octamer composed of four CarAB dimers) produces the protein MKAVLGLEDGEYVVGNGFGAEGSVAGELVFTTQMTGYMEALTDPSYAGQILMFTYPLIGNYGVDPFNFQSPSVHAMGCVVRELCDKPAQSSSLASFFEEQGLFGLSGVDTRHLTIKTREKGTLRAALIVGDDNGEYAVECARKQRPISEIDLIPRVSCRESYRIPGPGKRIAVLDLGIKKNIAVSLRKRGADLYIYPYNARPDEIEACRPEALFITNGPGDPKLATDAIACVSQFIGQIPVYGICMGNQIAALALGAETYKMKFGHRGSNQPVRHRDGSIYITTQNHGFAVDGDTLPEECDIVYTNVNDGTLEGFCSDDLNVFCVQFHPEAHGGPHDTERPIFDSLYRRIP, from the coding sequence ATGAAGGCGGTTCTGGGTCTTGAAGACGGAGAATATGTTGTAGGAAACGGATTCGGTGCGGAGGGTTCTGTCGCCGGCGAACTGGTGTTTACCACCCAGATGACCGGGTATATGGAGGCCCTCACCGATCCGAGTTACGCGGGCCAGATCCTGATGTTTACCTATCCTCTCATCGGGAATTACGGCGTCGATCCCTTCAATTTTCAAAGCCCGTCGGTGCATGCGATGGGATGCGTGGTTCGTGAACTCTGCGACAAACCCGCACAAAGTTCCTCACTGGCTTCTTTTTTTGAAGAACAGGGCCTGTTCGGACTATCCGGTGTGGATACGCGGCACCTGACGATCAAGACCCGGGAGAAGGGGACACTCCGGGCCGCCCTGATCGTCGGTGACGACAACGGTGAGTATGCGGTGGAGTGCGCCCGGAAACAGAGGCCGATCAGCGAAATCGATCTCATCCCCCGGGTTTCCTGCCGGGAATCCTATCGCATCCCCGGGCCCGGGAAGCGCATTGCCGTGCTGGATCTCGGCATCAAAAAGAATATTGCAGTCAGCCTCAGGAAACGAGGGGCCGATCTCTATATTTATCCCTACAATGCCCGCCCCGACGAAATCGAGGCCTGCCGCCCGGAGGCGCTGTTCATCACCAACGGTCCCGGCGACCCGAAACTGGCGACCGATGCAATTGCCTGCGTCAGTCAGTTTATCGGGCAGATACCGGTCTACGGGATCTGCATGGGCAACCAGATCGCCGCTCTTGCCCTCGGCGCCGAGACCTATAAGATGAAATTCGGTCACCGCGGCTCGAATCAGCCGGTCAGGCACAGAGACGGCTCCATATATATCACCACGCAAAATCACGGTTTTGCAGTGGACGGGGACACCCTTCCGGAGGAATGCGACATCGTGTATACGAATGTGAACGACGGTACACTCGAGGGTTTCTGTTCGGATGACCTCAACGTTTTCTGCGTACAGTTCCATCCCGAGGCTCATGGCGGGCCGCACGATACGGAGCGTCCCATATTTGATTCGCTCTACAGGAGGATTCCCTGA